One window from the genome of Chroococcidiopsis sp. TS-821 encodes:
- a CDS encoding DUF3153 domain-containing protein codes for MSAILTMHKTRILRKVLRFLARWRILWIILLASLLLSGCVQYQASINFDSPNHGEIVQHIKLSDRLMTFSGDSATEWLNSIERRARKLDGKVKRVSSEELTVTIPFNNGAELVSKFNEFFHPTAKTNTAVTQSSELPVVQSQLDLNQNNFIFLLRNRLVYELDLRSLSLISTNGNVLVNPTEILDLEFRLNTPWGARSVETDENAISPEIVEKQLVWRLLPGELNHLEAIFWLPNPLGIGGFIIILFVASGIYLRYRFMPDPTTQVAQSLTPESKTT; via the coding sequence ATGTCCGCGATTTTGACAATGCATAAAACTCGCATTTTGCGTAAAGTACTTCGATTTTTAGCACGATGGCGGATACTGTGGATTATCCTCTTAGCATCGCTGCTGCTTTCAGGGTGCGTGCAGTATCAAGCTAGCATCAACTTTGATAGCCCCAATCATGGCGAAATTGTCCAGCATATCAAACTCAGCGATCGCCTCATGACTTTTAGCGGCGATTCAGCAACAGAATGGTTAAATAGCATCGAACGTCGCGCGCGCAAACTCGATGGCAAAGTTAAGCGCGTTTCTAGTGAAGAACTCACCGTCACAATTCCTTTTAATAACGGTGCAGAACTCGTATCTAAATTTAATGAATTCTTTCATCCAACGGCTAAAACAAATACTGCTGTTACCCAATCATCCGAATTACCTGTTGTTCAATCGCAACTCGACCTCAATCAAAATAACTTTATATTCTTGCTCCGCAATCGCTTAGTTTATGAATTAGATTTGCGATCGCTTTCCTTAATCTCGACGAACGGTAACGTCCTCGTTAACCCCACCGAGATTCTGGATTTAGAGTTTCGCTTAAATACTCCTTGGGGCGCAAGAAGCGTCGAAACCGACGAAAATGCCATATCGCCTGAAATTGTCGAAAAACAACTCGTATGGCGACTGCTTCCTGGGGAACTCAATCACCTCGAAGCTATTTTCTGGCTACCTAACCCGTTAGGAATTGGGGGTTTCATCATCATCCTATTCGTCGCTTCCGGAATCTACTTACGCTACCGTTTCATGCCCGATCCCACCACTCAAGTAGCACAAAGCTTAACTCCTGAGAGTAAAACAACCTAA
- the pdxH gene encoding pyridoxamine 5'-phosphate oxidase, with product MSISVADLRKDYTLQGFQEKDADPNPFKQFQTWFDQALAAELPEPNAMTLATATPDGCPSARMVLLKDFDERGFVFFTNYHSQKGQELAANPQAALVFWWAELERQVRIEGRVEKTSDAESEAYFQSRPLNSRLGAWASEQSQVIANREVLEQRMQELKSKYEHEEVPRPPHWGGYRVIPNTIEFWQGRPSRLHDRLNYRRQEDGSWLIERLSP from the coding sequence ATGAGTATCAGCGTAGCAGATCTTCGTAAAGACTATACTTTACAAGGCTTTCAAGAAAAAGACGCCGATCCTAATCCGTTTAAACAGTTTCAAACATGGTTTGACCAAGCATTAGCTGCTGAGTTACCTGAACCCAACGCAATGACTTTAGCAACTGCTACTCCTGATGGGTGTCCTTCGGCGCGAATGGTTCTGTTGAAAGACTTTGACGAACGCGGCTTTGTCTTTTTCACAAACTACCACAGTCAAAAAGGACAAGAACTCGCAGCAAATCCGCAAGCCGCTCTCGTTTTTTGGTGGGCAGAACTCGAACGCCAAGTCCGCATCGAAGGGCGCGTAGAAAAAACGTCTGATGCGGAATCTGAAGCATATTTTCAAAGTCGCCCGTTAAATAGTCGTTTGGGGGCTTGGGCGTCGGAACAAAGTCAAGTTATCGCAAATCGTGAAGTTTTGGAACAGCGCATGCAGGAACTTAAAAGTAAGTACGAACACGAGGAAGTTCCGCGACCACCTCACTGGGGAGGATATCGTGTCATTCCCAACACGATTGAATTTTGGCAAGGACGCCCTAGCCGACTGCACGATCGCCTGAACTATCGCCGTCAGGAAGATGGTAGTTGGTTGATTGAGCGTTTGTCTCCGTGA
- a CDS encoding TerC family protein, translating to MIDQVFNSPFNIGIEATLVLIILIFLESVLSADNAIALAAIAQGLEDKKLERQALNFGLIVAYVLRISLILTATWVTKFWQFELLGAAYLLWLVFQYFTSDDNPEHEHHGPRFANLWQAIPVIAFTDLAFSLDSVTTAIAVSQEKWLVITGATIGIITLRFMAGLFIRWLDEFVHLEDAGYVTVALVGLRLLLRVVNEDLVPPEWLMISAIAIVLAWGFSRRTKPEIANDEPAQNQREVVQVGESEGNQP from the coding sequence ATGATAGACCAAGTTTTTAATTCTCCCTTCAATATAGGGATTGAGGCAACTTTAGTTTTAATTATCCTGATTTTTTTAGAATCAGTACTTTCTGCAGACAATGCTATTGCGCTAGCGGCGATCGCCCAAGGACTAGAAGATAAAAAGTTAGAACGCCAAGCACTCAACTTTGGTTTAATAGTCGCTTACGTCTTGCGGATTAGCCTAATTCTGACAGCGACATGGGTAACCAAGTTTTGGCAGTTTGAACTTTTAGGCGCTGCTTATTTACTTTGGCTGGTATTTCAGTATTTTACGTCTGATGACAATCCGGAACACGAACATCACGGTCCGCGCTTCGCGAACTTATGGCAAGCTATTCCGGTCATTGCCTTTACTGACTTAGCTTTTTCGCTCGATAGCGTGACAACAGCGATCGCGGTTTCGCAAGAAAAGTGGCTAGTCATTACAGGTGCCACAATTGGCATTATTACGCTGCGATTTATGGCAGGATTATTTATTCGTTGGTTAGATGAATTCGTTCACCTAGAAGACGCCGGTTACGTCACCGTAGCGCTAGTTGGCTTGCGATTGCTATTAAGAGTTGTCAACGAAGATTTAGTGCCACCTGAATGGTTGATGATTAGCGCGATCGCGATCGTCCTTGCCTGGGGATTTTCCCGGCGAACCAAACCTGAGATTGCTAACGACGAACCAGCACAAAATCAACGAGAAGTTGTGCAAGTCGGGGAATCTGAAGGAAATCAGCCTTAA
- a CDS encoding segregation/condensation protein A, which translates to MDAAQLLAKITHLIELAEKGEIDPWDVQVIDVIDRYLSVVFAIDETTQTASERNLSQSGQAFLSASMLVLFKANTLVELESQQAELQPAEDDFLDTNDTCTRVRLPLEQQLRRRPAALPPPKRRVTVQELIAQLQLMANQLQLSQQAALSNTRTRKFSPQSRMQLRQALELAHQENLTEVAGEIEQFLNSCTYNTQLQEQQWLNLDQLVELWTQAKYSHAIATSNHASVQERVSVFWALLLLSAQSKVELSQDEFYQEIKIRTITAT; encoded by the coding sequence ATGGACGCTGCGCAACTACTAGCAAAAATCACGCACTTGATTGAGCTTGCCGAAAAAGGAGAAATTGATCCTTGGGATGTTCAAGTAATTGACGTCATCGATCGTTACTTAAGTGTGGTTTTTGCCATTGATGAAACAACACAAACAGCCTCGGAAAGAAACTTATCACAATCAGGGCAAGCCTTCTTATCGGCTTCAATGCTTGTGTTGTTCAAGGCCAACACTCTAGTTGAGCTAGAATCTCAGCAAGCTGAACTGCAGCCAGCTGAAGATGATTTTTTAGATACCAACGATACTTGCACGCGAGTCCGTTTACCCTTAGAACAGCAATTACGCCGCCGCCCAGCAGCTTTACCACCACCAAAACGCCGAGTCACCGTGCAAGAACTGATCGCGCAACTGCAATTAATGGCAAATCAATTGCAACTTTCCCAACAAGCAGCATTGAGTAACACCCGCACGCGTAAGTTCTCTCCGCAATCGCGTATGCAACTGCGTCAGGCGTTAGAGTTAGCGCATCAGGAAAATCTCACCGAGGTCGCAGGAGAGATCGAACAATTTTTAAATTCTTGTACGTACAACACTCAACTACAGGAACAGCAATGGCTTAATCTGGATCAATTGGTAGAGTTGTGGACTCAAGCGAAATATTCTCATGCAATTGCAACCTCAAACCATGCGTCCGTCCAAGAACGCGTTAGTGTTTTCTGGGCATTATTACTTCTATCAGCACAGTCAAAAGTAGAATTATCCCAAGATGAGTTTTATCAAGAAATTAAAATTCGGACAATTACTGCAACATGA
- the speA gene encoding biosynthetic arginine decarboxylase, with protein MGVELSTNSALESQPPLELQPQKQEQASEAKKAADNGYKAKPNPKKSLSNSQTESLPQRKWKIEDSEALYRIDGWGEPYFSINAAGHVTVSPKGDRGGSLDLYELVNALKQRNLSLPLLIRFSDILEDRIQRLNACFAKAIARYNYPGVYRGVYPVKCNQQKHLIEDLVRFGQPHQFGLEAGSKPELMIALAMLNTPGALLICNGYKDREYIEIAMLATRLGQTPIIVLEQIEEVDLVINASHQLGIRPILGVRAKLSTQGMGRWGTSSGDRAKFGLTIPEIIQAVDKLREANLLDSLQLLHFHIGSQISAINVIKDAIQEASRIYVELAQLGANMKYLDVGGGLGVDYDGSQTNFYASKNYNMQNYANDIVAELKDACAERKMPVPTLISESGRAIASHQSILIFDVLSTCDVPSGSPEPPRPEEPPLIHNLWETYQSINVENYQEAYHDITQFKEESISRFNLGILSLTERARVERIYWACCEKIMSITRQQEYVPDDLEELEKIMASIYYVNLSVFQSAPDCWAIDQLFPIMPIHRLDEEPTRRGILADLTCDSDGKIDKFIDLRDVKSVLELHAFKPDEPYYLGMFLSGAYQEIMGNLHNLFGDTNAVHIQLTPKGYQIEHVVKGDTMTEVVGYVQYDSEDLVESIRQRTEQALEEKRITLAESQRLLQTYEQSLSRYTYLSP; from the coding sequence ATGGGTGTTGAGTTAAGCACAAATTCAGCATTAGAGAGCCAGCCGCCTCTTGAACTCCAACCGCAGAAGCAGGAACAAGCTTCTGAAGCTAAAAAGGCAGCAGACAACGGATACAAAGCAAAGCCAAATCCTAAGAAGTCATTGTCAAATTCTCAAACCGAGTCTTTGCCACAGAGAAAATGGAAAATAGAGGACAGCGAAGCTCTATATCGAATTGATGGCTGGGGCGAACCTTACTTTTCCATCAATGCTGCTGGTCATGTGACAGTTTCCCCAAAAGGCGATCGCGGTGGCTCTTTAGATTTGTACGAGTTGGTCAACGCGCTCAAGCAGCGTAATTTATCACTACCATTGCTGATTCGTTTTTCAGATATTTTGGAAGATCGAATTCAGCGATTAAATGCTTGTTTTGCCAAAGCGATCGCGCGCTATAACTACCCTGGTGTTTACCGTGGCGTTTATCCTGTCAAGTGCAATCAACAAAAGCACTTAATCGAGGATCTCGTGCGATTTGGTCAACCGCATCAATTCGGTTTGGAAGCCGGATCGAAGCCGGAACTCATGATTGCTTTGGCTATGCTTAATACCCCTGGTGCGCTTCTCATCTGTAATGGTTATAAGGATCGCGAATACATCGAAATTGCCATGCTAGCGACACGCCTAGGGCAAACTCCGATCATTGTCTTAGAGCAGATAGAAGAAGTCGATCTCGTCATCAACGCGAGTCATCAGCTAGGAATTCGACCGATTTTAGGCGTGCGGGCAAAATTAAGTACGCAAGGAATGGGACGCTGGGGAACATCAAGCGGCGATCGCGCTAAATTTGGTCTGACGATTCCTGAAATTATTCAAGCAGTCGATAAGTTACGCGAAGCTAATCTTCTCGATTCATTGCAACTTCTTCACTTCCACATCGGTTCGCAAATTTCGGCAATTAACGTCATTAAAGATGCGATTCAAGAAGCTAGCCGTATTTATGTCGAGTTAGCTCAACTAGGGGCGAACATGAAGTATCTTGATGTCGGTGGTGGCTTAGGCGTAGACTACGACGGCTCGCAAACGAACTTCTACGCCTCGAAAAACTACAATATGCAAAATTATGCCAACGACATCGTTGCCGAGCTAAAAGACGCCTGTGCGGAGCGGAAAATGCCCGTACCAACACTGATTAGTGAAAGTGGTAGAGCGATCGCATCGCATCAATCGATTCTCATTTTTGATGTGCTGAGTACTTGTGATGTTCCTTCCGGTTCGCCCGAACCACCGCGTCCCGAAGAACCACCCCTAATTCACAACCTGTGGGAAACGTATCAATCGATCAACGTTGAAAACTACCAAGAAGCCTATCACGACATTACTCAATTCAAAGAAGAATCGATTAGCCGCTTTAACTTGGGGATTCTAAGCCTGACGGAACGCGCCCGTGTCGAGCGGATTTACTGGGCTTGCTGCGAGAAGATTATGAGCATTACACGCCAGCAAGAATACGTTCCAGATGACTTGGAAGAACTCGAAAAAATCATGGCTTCGATCTACTACGTCAATTTGTCGGTTTTTCAATCAGCACCGGATTGTTGGGCAATCGATCAGTTATTCCCCATCATGCCGATTCACCGCTTGGATGAAGAACCAACGCGACGCGGTATTCTAGCCGATTTAACGTGCGATAGTGATGGTAAGATTGACAAGTTTATTGACCTGCGGGATGTCAAGTCAGTTTTAGAGCTACACGCGTTCAAACCTGACGAACCCTACTACTTAGGAATGTTTCTCAGCGGTGCTTACCAAGAAATTATGGGCAACCTCCACAATTTGTTTGGTGACACAAATGCGGTTCACATTCAACTGACGCCCAAAGGCTACCAAATTGAGCACGTTGTTAAAGGTGACACGATGACTGAGGTTGTTGGTTACGTGCAGTATGACTCTGAAGATTTGGTAGAAAGTATCCGCCAGCGAACTGAGCAGGCGCTCGAAGAAAAGCGGATTACGCTTGCTGAATCGCAACGACTGCTACAAACTTATGAGCAGAGCTTGAGTCGATATACTTACTTGTCTCCGTAG
- a CDS encoding NDP-sugar synthase: MKAMILAAGKGTRVRPITYTIPKPMIPILQKPVMEFLLELLRQHGFDQIMVNVSHLAGEIESYFRDGQRFGVQIAYSFEGRIEDGELVGEAIGSAGGMRRIQDFYPFFDDTFVVLCGDALIDLDLTAAVKWHKAKGAIATVIMRSVPREEVSSYGIVVTDDTGRVKAFQEKPTVEEALSTNISTGIYIFEPEVLDYIPSGEQYDIGSQLFPKLVEIGAPFYGLVMDFQWVDIGKVPDYWHAIRGVLSREIKNVEIPGHEVAPGIYTGLNVAVNWDKVDITGPVYIGGMTRIEDGAKIIGPAMIGPNCWICSGATVDNSVIFDYSRLGPGVRLVDKLVFGRYCVDKNGATIDVQAAALDWLITDARHPQPSQPPLEHRAIVELLGNGN; this comes from the coding sequence ATGAAAGCCATGATTTTGGCGGCTGGCAAAGGAACACGAGTGCGTCCAATTACTTACACAATTCCTAAGCCAATGATTCCCATCCTGCAAAAACCAGTGATGGAGTTTCTTTTAGAATTGCTACGCCAGCACGGTTTTGACCAAATCATGGTCAACGTTAGCCACCTAGCTGGTGAAATTGAAAGTTATTTTCGTGACGGACAGCGTTTTGGCGTACAGATTGCGTACTCGTTTGAAGGGCGTATCGAAGACGGTGAATTAGTGGGGGAAGCGATTGGATCGGCTGGAGGAATGCGGCGCATTCAGGATTTTTACCCATTTTTCGACGATACATTTGTGGTATTGTGCGGTGATGCGTTGATTGACTTGGATCTCACTGCCGCAGTGAAATGGCACAAAGCCAAAGGTGCGATCGCGACTGTGATTATGCGCTCCGTTCCCCGCGAGGAAGTTTCCAGTTACGGTATCGTTGTCACCGATGATACAGGGCGCGTTAAAGCTTTCCAAGAAAAGCCGACGGTTGAAGAAGCGCTAAGTACCAACATCAGTACAGGTATCTACATTTTTGAACCAGAAGTTTTAGATTACATTCCTTCAGGCGAGCAGTACGATATTGGTAGCCAATTATTCCCGAAACTTGTAGAAATCGGCGCGCCATTTTATGGATTAGTGATGGACTTTCAATGGGTCGATATTGGTAAAGTCCCTGACTATTGGCACGCGATTCGCGGTGTTCTTTCGCGCGAAATCAAGAATGTCGAGATTCCTGGTCATGAAGTTGCGCCAGGGATTTACACTGGACTGAATGTGGCAGTGAACTGGGACAAAGTTGATATTACAGGTCCTGTTTACATCGGCGGTATGACGCGCATCGAAGATGGCGCTAAAATTATTGGACCAGCGATGATTGGCCCAAATTGCTGGATCTGCAGCGGCGCTACGGTCGATAACAGCGTGATTTTCGATTATTCTCGTCTCGGACCTGGAGTTCGCTTGGTTGATAAGTTAGTGTTTGGACGTTATTGCGTCGATAAAAATGGCGCAACAATCGACGTGCAAGCCGCAGCTCTCGATTGGTTGATTACTGACGCCCGCCATCCCCAACCCTCACAACCGCCATTAGAACACCGCGCGATCGTTGAATTGCTGGGAAACGGCAACTAA
- the gap gene encoding type I glyceraldehyde-3-phosphate dehydrogenase has translation MKRVAINGFGRIGRAFLRIAYGKPDLEVVAINDIVLKPDLAAYLLQYDSVYRQFPAQVGYDDTGLIVDGKKIELVAEKDPAALPWKQMDIDVVIESTGIFRSADKAGLHLEAGCKKVIISAPAKGSSVPTFVYGVNHESYQRERDSVISAASCTTNCLAPIAKILNDEFGIEKALMTTVHAYTADQRLVDTGHPSEWTRGRGAAQNIVPTTTGAATAVALVLPELKGKLDGMALRVPTPTGSVTDLNAVLQKSVSVEEVNDALRKYATKGMREILKVSEVPLVSSDCIGDPHSAIVNLSSTSVLGDNFVKVLAYYDNEWGYASRLVDLASYI, from the coding sequence ATGAAACGAGTAGCAATTAACGGATTTGGACGAATTGGACGCGCATTTTTGCGTATTGCTTATGGCAAACCAGATTTGGAAGTTGTCGCAATCAACGATATTGTCTTGAAACCTGACTTAGCGGCGTATTTGCTGCAATACGACTCAGTATATCGGCAGTTTCCTGCACAAGTCGGCTATGACGATACAGGGTTGATCGTTGACGGGAAGAAGATTGAACTTGTCGCGGAAAAAGATCCAGCGGCGCTTCCGTGGAAACAGATGGATATCGATGTTGTTATCGAATCTACGGGAATTTTCCGCAGTGCAGATAAAGCCGGATTGCATCTAGAAGCAGGATGTAAAAAAGTCATTATCAGTGCGCCAGCGAAGGGTTCATCTGTACCCACGTTTGTCTATGGAGTGAATCATGAAAGTTACCAGCGCGAGCGCGATTCTGTAATTTCTGCGGCTTCTTGTACAACTAACTGTCTTGCGCCGATCGCCAAAATTTTGAACGATGAATTTGGCATTGAGAAGGCGTTGATGACAACAGTTCACGCTTATACAGCCGATCAGCGGTTAGTAGATACCGGACATCCTTCCGAATGGACGCGGGGACGTGGTGCAGCGCAAAACATTGTACCAACAACAACTGGTGCAGCAACAGCAGTGGCTTTAGTATTACCGGAACTCAAAGGAAAACTCGATGGAATGGCGTTGCGCGTACCAACTCCCACAGGTTCAGTAACAGACTTAAATGCAGTGTTGCAAAAATCGGTATCGGTAGAAGAAGTAAATGATGCGTTACGCAAGTACGCAACGAAGGGAATGCGCGAGATCCTCAAAGTCAGTGAAGTTCCTTTAGTTTCTTCCGATTGTATTGGCGATCCGCATTCAGCAATTGTCAATCTTTCTTCTACAAGTGTTCTCGGCGACAACTTTGTCAAGGTGCTTGCTTACTATGACAACGAGTGGGGTTATGCAAGTCGTTTAGTAGATTTAGCAAGTTACATTTAA
- a CDS encoding methyltransferase domain-containing protein: MAVSSDVLKLPSQVFRQLKLVSKRAYLAYPKIVECNLCGWQGRHFISDCWHPYTICPECRSEVRHRLLVAALSSINGLTYQDIVQNKRVLHFAPEKALKSTFPKYASKYVTADYLVEGLDMKLDISDMSAVQDEAFDLVIACDVLEHVPNDTKAMQEIYRVLSVGGCAIITVPQQDNLKETFEDSTIITPEERKRVFGQWDHLRIYGDNFPSLLESVGFVVRVVQEKNFSQKLVNKHVLFPPVLSKNPLATNYRKIFFARKV; this comes from the coding sequence ATGGCTGTTTCCTCTGATGTATTGAAGCTTCCAAGTCAAGTATTTCGCCAATTAAAGTTAGTATCAAAGCGCGCTTATCTTGCATATCCTAAAATTGTAGAATGCAATCTTTGTGGTTGGCAAGGTCGGCATTTTATCAGTGATTGTTGGCATCCGTATACCATATGTCCTGAATGTCGCTCAGAAGTTCGCCATCGATTACTTGTTGCCGCTTTATCATCTATTAATGGATTAACTTACCAGGATATTGTTCAAAATAAAAGAGTACTTCATTTTGCTCCTGAGAAAGCACTCAAAAGCACTTTTCCCAAATATGCTTCTAAGTATGTAACTGCGGACTATCTTGTTGAAGGATTAGACATGAAACTAGACATATCAGATATGTCTGCTGTACAAGATGAAGCTTTTGACCTGGTAATAGCTTGTGATGTTCTCGAGCATGTTCCTAATGATACTAAGGCCATGCAAGAAATTTATCGGGTTTTAAGTGTAGGCGGATGCGCAATAATAACAGTGCCTCAACAAGATAATTTAAAAGAAACATTTGAAGATTCAACTATTATTACTCCAGAAGAACGAAAAAGGGTATTTGGTCAGTGGGATCACTTACGAATATATGGAGATAACTTTCCCTCGTTGCTAGAATCAGTTGGTTTTGTAGTAAGAGTAGTGCAGGAAAAGAACTTTTCTCAAAAATTAGTTAATAAACATGTTTTATTTCCACCTGTGCTTTCAAAAAATCCTTTAGCAACTAACTATCGGAAGATTTTCTTTGCTCGAAAAGTTTAG
- the ndk gene encoding nucleoside-diphosphate kinase: MERTFLAIKPDGVQRGLVGEIISRFEAKGFTLVGLKFMQVSRELAEQHYGVHREKPFFAGLVDFITSGPVVAMVWEGDGVIAAARKMIGATNPLNAEPGTIRGDFGVDIGRNIIHGSDAPETATQEVSLWFKDEELVSWQSSLSSWIRE; the protein is encoded by the coding sequence TTGGAACGCACGTTTTTAGCCATTAAGCCCGATGGCGTACAACGCGGACTCGTAGGCGAAATTATTAGCCGCTTTGAAGCAAAGGGGTTTACCCTTGTTGGCTTAAAGTTTATGCAAGTTAGCCGCGAACTTGCTGAACAGCATTATGGCGTTCATCGGGAAAAGCCCTTTTTTGCAGGACTCGTCGATTTTATTACCTCTGGTCCTGTTGTGGCGATGGTTTGGGAAGGTGATGGCGTAATCGCCGCCGCCCGCAAAATGATTGGTGCAACAAACCCTTTAAACGCCGAGCCAGGAACAATTCGCGGTGATTTCGGCGTTGATATTGGACGCAATATTATTCATGGTTCGGATGCTCCCGAAACCGCAACCCAAGAAGTTAGTCTCTGGTTTAAAGACGAAGAACTTGTGAGTTGGCAATCTAGTTTAAGTTCCTGGATTCGAGAGTAA